A genome region from Thermomonospora amylolytica includes the following:
- a CDS encoding ABC transporter ATP-binding protein has translation MHADLLSLVARHRGPVAAGVVLTLAASALGLVQPLLVRRVIEAAGTGRTAWGVLAAMVALFLAQALVEGLCRYTLARTGEGVVLAVREALAEHLLRLRMPMYDRHRTGDLIARAATDTVALRRVVATGFTDLVTGVIGLAGAVALMIWLDRVLFAMVAALVAAAVTMLAGALRAMRASSLHAQQATGEMAAELERALGAIRTVRAARAEGREAARITRRARAARAAGVRMARFDAVVGPAGELAVTGSFLLVVLVGGARVAAGDASVADLVAFLMYMVFLTGPLGSLFEAISVIQQGSGALRRVGEALSWPREPDGDGVPPQARPSGGDALLEFRDVWFGYAPDRPVLRGVSLQVPRCGHVALVGPSGAGKSTVFALVERFYEPDRGRILFEGADLAELERSAYRSAIGLVEQDCPVMYGTLRDNLAYAVPNAGDAELERVIELAGLSRLVERLPQGLDTPVGERGAALSGGERQRIAIARALLARPALLLLDEPSSQLDADNEDLLRRTIARLAGECAVVVIAHRFSTVRDADRIVVLDDGRVTATGVHEELLETSPYYRDLAGVDRDGDRTAGPGGVVHPV, from the coding sequence ATGCACGCTGATCTGCTGAGCCTGGTCGCCCGGCACCGCGGCCCGGTGGCGGCCGGGGTGGTCCTGACGCTGGCGGCGTCCGCGCTCGGCCTGGTGCAGCCGCTGCTGGTCCGCCGGGTGATCGAGGCCGCCGGGACGGGCCGGACCGCCTGGGGCGTGCTCGCCGCGATGGTCGCGCTGTTCCTGGCGCAGGCGCTGGTGGAGGGCCTGTGCCGGTACACGCTCGCGCGCACCGGGGAGGGCGTGGTGCTGGCCGTCCGGGAGGCGCTGGCCGAGCACCTGCTGCGGCTGCGGATGCCGATGTACGACCGGCACCGCACCGGCGACCTGATCGCCCGGGCGGCCACCGACACCGTGGCGCTGCGCCGGGTGGTCGCCACCGGGTTCACCGACCTGGTCACCGGGGTGATCGGGCTGGCCGGGGCGGTGGCGCTGATGATCTGGCTGGACCGGGTGCTGTTCGCGATGGTCGCGGCGCTGGTCGCGGCGGCCGTGACGATGCTGGCCGGGGCGCTGCGCGCGATGCGCGCGTCGTCACTGCACGCCCAGCAGGCCACCGGCGAGATGGCCGCCGAACTGGAACGGGCGCTCGGGGCGATCCGCACCGTCCGGGCGGCGCGGGCCGAGGGCCGGGAGGCCGCGCGGATCACCCGCCGGGCGCGGGCCGCCCGCGCCGCGGGGGTGCGGATGGCGCGGTTCGACGCCGTGGTGGGGCCCGCCGGGGAACTGGCGGTCACCGGCTCGTTCCTGCTGGTGGTGCTGGTCGGCGGGGCGCGGGTCGCGGCGGGCGACGCCTCGGTGGCGGACCTGGTGGCGTTCCTGATGTACATGGTGTTCCTGACCGGGCCGCTGGGGTCGCTGTTCGAGGCGATCAGCGTCATCCAGCAGGGGTCGGGGGCGCTGCGGCGGGTCGGCGAGGCGCTGTCGTGGCCGCGCGAGCCGGACGGCGACGGGGTGCCGCCGCAGGCGCGGCCCTCCGGCGGCGACGCGCTGCTGGAGTTCCGCGACGTGTGGTTCGGGTACGCACCGGACCGGCCGGTGCTGCGCGGGGTGTCGCTGCAGGTCCCCCGGTGCGGCCATGTGGCGCTGGTCGGCCCGTCCGGCGCGGGCAAGTCCACGGTGTTCGCGCTGGTCGAGCGGTTCTACGAGCCGGACCGGGGCCGGATCCTGTTCGAGGGCGCCGACCTGGCGGAGCTGGAGCGCTCCGCGTACCGGTCGGCGATCGGGCTGGTCGAGCAGGACTGCCCGGTCATGTACGGCACGCTGCGCGACAACCTCGCCTACGCCGTGCCCAACGCCGGGGACGCCGAACTGGAGCGGGTGATCGAGCTGGCCGGGCTGTCCCGGCTGGTGGAGCGGCTGCCGCAGGGCCTGGACACCCCGGTCGGGGAGCGCGGCGCGGCCCTGTCGGGCGGCGAGCGCCAGCGGATCGCGATCGCCCGCGCCCTGCTGGCCCGTCCGGCGCTGCTGCTGCTGGACGAGCCGTCCTCCCAGCTCGACGCCGACAACGAGGACCTGCTGCGCCGTACCATCGCCCGGCTCGCCGGCGAATGCGCCGTGGTGGTCATCGCCCACCGCTTCAGCACCGTACGGGACGCCGACCGGATCGTCGTCCTCGACGACGGCCGCGTCACCGCCACCGGCGTCCACGAGGAACTCCTGGAGACCAGCCCCTACTACCGGGACCTGGCGGGAGTGGACCGCGACGGCGACCGGACGGCCGGTCCCGGCGGGGTGGTCCACCCGGTGTGA